From the genome of Terriglobia bacterium, one region includes:
- a CDS encoding SDR family oxidoreductase: protein MKRGNPNQTSDGNPLAGKVAVVTGASRGIGLAIAKALAAKGCSVVIAGRSEATLDAALKQLIGAVQEEAERNSERLRREGRLAPELDASTPGDPDFSKIQLGFFGSACDVGSEKDVRGLFRLVRKEFNRLDILINNAGRSHALRNVVEMPLETWREVLDTNLTGMFLCTRAALPLMGKGGVIVNNLSVAARSVFAGESAYCASKHGALGFTDTLREEVRGRGIRVISLLPGPTATDIWDQFMPEAPREKMMSPDTVARALVSAIALPENAAVEELKIGPVAGDL, encoded by the coding sequence ATGAAGCGAGGCAATCCAAATCAAACATCTGATGGCAATCCGCTCGCAGGGAAGGTCGCCGTCGTCACCGGCGCCAGCCGCGGCATCGGGTTGGCGATTGCGAAGGCGCTGGCGGCCAAGGGATGCTCGGTCGTAATAGCAGGACGGTCGGAAGCGACGTTGGACGCCGCGCTGAAACAGCTCATTGGCGCTGTGCAGGAAGAGGCAGAGCGAAACAGCGAACGCTTGCGCCGCGAGGGCCGTCTCGCCCCGGAGCTTGATGCAAGCACCCCGGGCGATCCGGATTTCAGCAAGATTCAGCTCGGGTTCTTCGGTTCCGCGTGCGATGTTGGCAGCGAAAAAGATGTGCGCGGGTTGTTTCGGTTGGTACGGAAAGAATTCAACCGCCTCGACATTCTCATCAACAATGCCGGCAGGTCGCACGCGCTGCGCAACGTCGTCGAGATGCCCTTGGAGACCTGGCGCGAAGTGCTCGACACCAACCTGACCGGGATGTTCCTGTGCACACGGGCGGCGCTGCCGCTGATGGGCAAAGGCGGGGTGATCGTTAACAACTTGTCGGTCGCGGCGCGCAGCGTATTCGCCGGCGAGTCCGCCTATTGCGCCTCCAAACATGGGGCGCTCGGATTCACCGACACGCTGCGCGAGGAGGTTCGCGGGCGCGGCATTCGCGTTATCTCGCTTTTGCCCGGCCCTACGGCGACCGATATCTGGGACCAGTTCATGCCGGAGGCGCCGCGCGAAAAGATGATGTCGCCGGACACGGTGGCGCGGGCGCTGGTCAGCGCGATTGCGCTGCCGGAAAATGCCGCTGTGGAAGAGTTGAAGATCGGGCCGGTGGCGGGGGATTTGTAA
- the folE gene encoding GTP cyclohydrolase I FolE, which translates to MSHVVEAPTLAGASYADLVRGMLVRFGEDPDREGLQRTPERAQRAMEYLTKGYHEDAETMLKGALFTVNYDEMVIVKDIEMFSLCEHHLLPFFGKVHIAYVPNGKVIGLSKLPRLVDIFSRRLQVQERLTTQIAETIQRVVEPQGVGVVVEARHLCMMMRGVEKQHSAAVTSAMFGAFRDEHETREEFLSLIRAKAGNGSF; encoded by the coding sequence ATGTCGCATGTTGTGGAAGCTCCTACGTTGGCCGGCGCCAGCTACGCCGACCTGGTGCGCGGAATGCTGGTGCGTTTCGGCGAAGACCCCGACCGTGAAGGGTTGCAGCGCACGCCGGAACGCGCGCAGCGAGCGATGGAATATCTCACCAAGGGCTACCACGAAGACGCCGAGACCATGCTCAAAGGCGCGCTGTTCACGGTCAATTACGACGAGATGGTGATCGTGAAGGACATCGAGATGTTCAGCCTGTGCGAGCACCATCTGCTGCCGTTTTTCGGCAAGGTGCACATTGCCTACGTGCCCAACGGCAAGGTGATTGGGCTGAGCAAGTTGCCGCGCCTGGTGGACATCTTCTCGCGCCGCCTGCAGGTGCAGGAGCGGCTGACGACGCAGATTGCGGAAACCATCCAGCGCGTGGTCGAGCCGCAAGGAGTGGGCGTAGTGGTCGAGGCGCGGCACTTGTGCATGATGATGCGCGGCGTCGAAAAGCAGCATTCTGCCGCCGTGACTTCCGCCATGTTCGGCGCCTTTCGCGACGAGCACGAGACGCGGGAAGAGTTCCTGTCGCTCATCCGGGCGAAGGCGGGGAACGGGAGCTTTTGA
- a CDS encoding 6-carboxytetrahydropterin synthase, with protein MKAHLTRRYWFSASHRLHSEQMSEEENRATYGKCNNPYGHGHNYALEVTVSGPVDAGTGMVCNLADLDGFVAREILARYEHVNLNTRPEFSRRVPTTENLCTEIFEIVRRGFAHAHLEKVRIEETMMNSFEYAGGAEVRH; from the coding sequence ATGAAGGCCCACCTGACCAGGCGCTACTGGTTTTCCGCCTCGCACCGGCTGCACAGCGAGCAGATGTCTGAGGAAGAGAACCGCGCCACCTACGGCAAGTGCAACAACCCGTATGGTCACGGGCACAACTACGCGCTGGAGGTGACGGTCAGCGGGCCGGTGGACGCCGGCACGGGGATGGTCTGCAACCTGGCCGACCTGGACGGTTTCGTGGCCCGCGAAATCCTGGCGCGCTACGAGCACGTGAACCTGAACACGCGGCCGGAATTCAGCCGGCGCGTGCCGACGACCGAGAACTTGTGCACCGAGATCTTCGAAATTGTGCGGCGCGGCTTCGCCCACGCCCATCTGGAAAAGGTGAGAATAGAAGAGACGATGATGAACTCCTTCGAGTATGCCGGAGGAGCCGAGGTGCGTCATTAG
- a CDS encoding 6-carboxytetrahydropterin synthase — MVYLTRKCEFSAAHYYHNPEFSPEENQRIFGKCNNPNGHGHNYTLEVTVKGEVNPRSGFVVDLKELKDTLEREVLSALDHRFLNKEVPEFRDRIPTTENLAIAIWERLQPKMKVAQLHRVRVYETPDLFVDCYGEK; from the coding sequence ATGGTTTACCTGACGCGCAAGTGCGAATTTTCCGCGGCGCACTATTATCACAACCCGGAATTCTCGCCGGAGGAGAACCAGCGCATCTTCGGCAAGTGCAACAACCCCAACGGCCACGGCCACAATTACACGCTGGAAGTCACGGTGAAGGGCGAGGTCAACCCGCGCTCCGGTTTCGTGGTCGACCTGAAAGAATTAAAAGATACGCTGGAGCGCGAGGTGCTGAGCGCGCTCGACCACCGCTTCCTCAACAAGGAAGTGCCGGAATTCCGCGACCGCATTCCGACCACGGAAAACCTGGCGATCGCCATCTGGGAGCGCCTGCAGCCGAAGATGAAGGTGGCACAACTGCACCGCGTCCGGGTGTACGAGACGCCCGACTTGTTTGTGGATTGTTACGGGGAGAAATGA